From the genome of Clostridium sp. BNL1100, one region includes:
- a CDS encoding L,D-transpeptidase family protein produces the protein MLKRLLLLGTLMIAILFESTAVCVAADAKDKNQYPGVSQSAVKIDTTILDKTLDTQKKQQEAQKKKEEAAAKEKLQKKVAQLQKDITANTYLKYIKQLGYYKKASKSDEKLNIRNALLLFQSNHNMSVTGTYDTATKNMLVQRLSSNKFVYLDKVTKAPTKGRWIAVNKTTRVLTLYEGAKVLKKYAVAVGNPASLTKSGKFIVTIKLINPDWGGGGFADPVKGGTPQNPLGTRWIGINRTDGSYGIHGTNSFYSIGKYISHGCIRMSNYCVEEMYPLVPVKAPVWVGTQTELKNWSITQPLFKQQVS, from the coding sequence ATGCTTAAAAGACTTTTATTGCTTGGCACACTAATGATTGCCATACTATTTGAAAGTACAGCTGTTTGCGTTGCAGCCGACGCAAAAGACAAAAATCAATATCCTGGGGTATCACAGTCGGCAGTGAAAATTGATACCACCATACTGGATAAAACACTCGATACTCAAAAAAAACAGCAGGAAGCTCAAAAGAAAAAAGAAGAAGCTGCTGCAAAGGAAAAATTACAGAAAAAAGTGGCTCAGTTGCAAAAAGATATTACTGCCAATACATATTTAAAATACATTAAGCAGCTTGGCTACTATAAAAAAGCTTCTAAAAGTGATGAAAAACTCAATATCAGAAATGCTCTTCTTTTATTTCAAAGCAACCATAATATGAGTGTAACCGGTACATATGACACGGCAACAAAAAATATGCTTGTACAAAGGCTATCCAGTAACAAGTTTGTTTATCTTGACAAGGTTACAAAAGCCCCCACTAAAGGAAGGTGGATTGCTGTAAACAAGACCACAAGAGTCTTAACATTATATGAAGGTGCAAAGGTGTTGAAAAAGTATGCCGTTGCAGTTGGCAACCCTGCCTCTCTTACCAAATCCGGTAAATTTATTGTCACCATCAAACTTATAAACCCTGATTGGGGAGGAGGAGGATTTGCAGACCCAGTAAAAGGAGGAACACCTCAAAACCCGCTTGGAACCCGTTGGATAGGGATAAACAGAACCGACGGTTCCTATGGAATACACGGCACAAATTCGTTCTATTCCATTGGAAAATACATATCACACGGCTGTATAAGAATGTCTAACTACTGTGTGGAGGAAATGTATCCTCTTGTTCCTGTGAAAGCACCTGTCTGGGTAGGTACTCAGACCGAGTTAAAGAACTGGAGTATTACTCAACCCCTATTCAAACAGCAGGTCTCGTAG
- a CDS encoding ABC transporter substrate-binding protein, translating into MMKGMLKKVFCLIIVAAIGLSIAGCGGGETMKRIEKTGKLVVGTSGDYAPYEYHMLVDGKDTIVGIDISIAEEIAKDMGVELQIVDTDFNGLLSSLNTNKVDIVIAGMNPDEKRKKSVDFSKIYYEAKQGVMVRAEDKDKYKTVADLKDKKVGAQLGTTQEKIVKEQLEGANLVSLGKIPDLVMELKNKKIDALVVELPVASGYVKNNNDLALTDIPVKDDTGGSAIAVKKGNSNLVEQINKSLDRLMKDGLIDKFVQEANEKNVTTK; encoded by the coding sequence ATGATGAAAGGAATGTTAAAGAAGGTATTTTGCTTGATTATTGTTGCAGCTATCGGACTATCCATTGCAGGCTGCGGCGGCGGAGAAACAATGAAGAGAATTGAAAAGACCGGAAAATTGGTTGTAGGTACAAGCGGAGATTATGCACCGTATGAATATCACATGCTGGTAGATGGAAAGGATACTATAGTAGGTATCGACATTTCTATTGCTGAGGAGATTGCAAAAGACATGGGCGTAGAGCTCCAGATTGTGGATACTGATTTCAACGGACTATTGTCATCACTTAACACAAACAAAGTGGATATTGTAATAGCCGGTATGAATCCTGACGAAAAGAGAAAAAAATCTGTTGATTTTTCAAAGATTTATTATGAAGCAAAACAGGGCGTAATGGTAAGGGCTGAGGACAAAGACAAATATAAAACCGTTGCTGATTTAAAGGATAAGAAAGTTGGCGCACAGCTGGGAACTACACAGGAAAAGATAGTAAAAGAACAGCTTGAGGGTGCAAACCTTGTATCATTAGGCAAGATTCCTGATTTGGTTATGGAATTAAAAAATAAAAAGATAGATGCACTGGTTGTTGAACTTCCGGTAGCAAGCGGCTACGTTAAGAACAACAACGATTTGGCACTTACAGATATTCCTGTAAAGGATGATACAGGCGGATCAGCTATAGCAGTTAAAAAAGGTAATTCAAACCTTGTAGAGCAGATAAACAAATCCCTTGACAGACTTATGAAAGACGGATTAATAGATAAGTTTGTTCAGGAAGCTAACGAAAAGAATGTAACAACAAAATAA
- a CDS encoding amino acid ABC transporter permease, with amino-acid sequence MDFGFLSEYWYYFVSGTVNTIVIAILTVILGVIIGTGIALMKISHNKVLKAVASSYIEFIRGTPLLVQITLFFYLISLPEFHIFGLEMERFIPGVIAMSVNSGAYVAEIIRAGIQAVDKGQMEAARSIGFTQGQAMRYIVLPQALRNILPALGNEFVVVIKESSVLSVISISELMRNTNIIQGAIYRPFEPLAITAVIYFVLTFSLTRLLGYAERRMRTSD; translated from the coding sequence TTGGATTTCGGATTTCTAAGTGAATATTGGTACTACTTTGTAAGCGGTACCGTAAATACAATAGTAATTGCAATTCTCACCGTAATACTGGGTGTTATTATAGGTACAGGTATTGCGTTGATGAAGATATCCCATAACAAGGTTTTAAAAGCAGTTGCATCATCCTATATAGAGTTTATAAGGGGAACACCACTTCTTGTTCAGATAACACTGTTTTTCTACCTGATTTCACTGCCGGAATTTCATATATTCGGTTTAGAAATGGAACGTTTTATACCAGGTGTTATTGCTATGTCCGTAAACAGCGGTGCATATGTGGCTGAAATAATACGAGCCGGTATTCAGGCGGTGGACAAAGGTCAGATGGAGGCGGCAAGATCTATCGGTTTTACTCAGGGGCAGGCTATGAGATATATTGTATTGCCACAGGCACTCAGAAACATTCTTCCTGCTTTGGGAAATGAATTTGTTGTTGTAATTAAGGAATCTTCCGTACTGTCTGTTATCAGTATAAGTGAACTTATGAGAAACACAAATATTATACAGGGCGCAATTTACAGGCCTTTTGAGCCTTTAGCCATTACGGCTGTTATTTATTTTGTATTGACCTTCAGTCTTACAAGGCTTCTGGGATACGCTGAAAGGAGGATGAGGACAAGTGATTAA
- a CDS encoding amino acid ABC transporter ATP-binding protein, translating to MINVKNLHKTFGSLHVLQGIDVTIEKGEVVVVIGPSGSGKSTFLRCLNLLEQPTDGEIIFEGINITDKKNDVNKQRQKMGMVFQNFNLFPHLSIIDNITLGPIKLKNQTPEQAKENAMSLLKRIGLEEKANNYPAQLSGGQKQRIAIVRALAMSPDVMLFDEPTSALDPEMVGEVLEVMKELAAEGMTMVVVTHEMGFAKEVGTRVLFMDEGKIKEDAPPSEIFINPKDDRTKEFLSKIL from the coding sequence GTGATTAATGTAAAGAATCTGCATAAAACATTTGGGAGCCTTCATGTTTTACAGGGGATAGATGTAACCATTGAAAAGGGCGAGGTAGTAGTTGTAATCGGCCCCAGCGGTTCAGGTAAGAGTACTTTCCTCAGATGTTTGAACTTATTGGAACAGCCCACCGACGGCGAAATAATTTTTGAGGGCATAAATATCACTGATAAGAAAAACGATGTAAACAAACAAAGACAGAAAATGGGGATGGTTTTTCAGAACTTCAATCTATTTCCACATTTGTCTATAATTGATAATATAACTCTTGGGCCTATAAAACTAAAAAATCAGACTCCTGAGCAGGCAAAAGAGAATGCTATGTCTCTTTTGAAGCGTATAGGATTGGAGGAAAAGGCAAATAACTATCCTGCACAGCTTTCAGGAGGACAGAAACAACGTATAGCTATTGTCCGTGCGCTTGCAATGTCCCCGGATGTAATGCTATTTGACGAGCCTACTTCAGCCCTTGACCCAGAAATGGTAGGTGAAGTTCTGGAGGTAATGAAAGAGTTGGCAGCAGAGGGAATGACAATGGTGGTTGTTACTCATGAAATGGGCTTTGCAAAAGAGGTTGGAACCAGAGTACTATTCATGGATGAGGGCAAAATCAAGGAAGATGCTCCACCCAGTGAAATTTTTATAAATCCTAAAGATGACAGAACAAAGGAATTTTTAAGTAAGATACTATAG
- the iadA gene encoding beta-aspartyl-peptidase, giving the protein MFKLLKDATVYSPEYLGKKDILFCFDKVALIEDNINPTAFKGVDIVNCDGKIVFPGFIDLHVHITGGGGEGGFTTRTEEAKAADILKYGITTVVGVLGADGVTRNMPNLYAKARQLELEGLSTYIYTGSYQVPVITLTGSVQNDMVFVDKVIGVGEICLADSRAFEPSFDEISRIAAQTRNGAIISGKAGLVHFHLGLGESAMEYMFRLSNETFIPKQHILPTHVNRTKGLFNRALEYLKQGGNIDLTAGFIPSDSDPECVATYDALRTIQDSNLDFSGITISSDAYGSVPTFDENGNVVSSETVSCKILFDEVRTAIKYRGIPVETAIGIITKNAAQRLKIDDKKGTLQVGKDADCVICDSGLNIVNVIAKGKMY; this is encoded by the coding sequence ATGTTCAAGCTGTTAAAGGATGCAACCGTATATTCGCCGGAATATCTGGGTAAGAAAGACATATTATTTTGCTTTGACAAGGTGGCTTTAATTGAAGATAATATAAATCCTACAGCCTTTAAAGGTGTTGATATAGTCAACTGTGACGGCAAAATTGTGTTTCCGGGCTTTATCGACCTTCACGTCCATATAACAGGTGGAGGCGGTGAAGGTGGATTTACTACAAGGACTGAGGAAGCAAAGGCAGCTGACATACTCAAGTACGGCATAACAACAGTTGTAGGAGTTCTTGGTGCAGACGGTGTTACCAGAAACATGCCCAATCTTTATGCAAAAGCACGTCAACTTGAACTTGAGGGCCTTTCTACTTATATATATACCGGCTCATATCAGGTTCCGGTTATAACTTTAACTGGAAGCGTACAAAACGACATGGTTTTTGTAGATAAGGTTATCGGCGTAGGAGAAATTTGTCTTGCCGATAGCAGGGCATTTGAACCGTCTTTTGATGAAATAAGCAGAATAGCAGCACAAACCAGAAACGGTGCCATTATTTCAGGAAAAGCCGGACTTGTGCATTTTCATCTTGGACTAGGTGAAAGTGCAATGGAGTATATGTTCAGGCTTTCCAATGAAACATTTATACCCAAACAGCACATTCTTCCTACACATGTTAACCGTACTAAAGGGCTTTTTAACAGGGCTTTGGAATATTTAAAACAAGGTGGCAATATTGATTTAACAGCGGGCTTTATCCCGTCGGATAGTGACCCGGAATGTGTTGCTACCTATGATGCATTAAGGACTATCCAGGATAGTAATCTTGATTTTTCAGGGATAACAATCAGCTCAGATGCGTACGGAAGTGTACCTACCTTTGACGAAAACGGAAATGTGGTTTCCTCCGAGACCGTAAGCTGCAAGATACTTTTTGATGAAGTTCGTACAGCTATTAAGTACAGGGGAATTCCAGTGGAAACGGCAATAGGCATTATAACAAAAAATGCTGCCCAGCGACTAAAGATAGACGATAAAAAGGGTACTCTGCAAGTGGGAAAAGATGCAGATTGTGTTATATGTGACAGCGGACTGAATATAGTGAATGTTATTGCCAAGGGGAAAATGTACTAA
- a CDS encoding M48 family metallopeptidase — MSKDFRKIIIVFISLFVIFAAAVTVSEIVNYNHIIRTYPQSGQVAVPDTVQVTMPTQAAFDFQKSKVTTWLIRLFLSFAVPAFFIFSKLSIHIRNWAAGRAHRWISIIILYFIAYSVIETLIYLPLDIYTGFFRMHQYGLSNQNFVQWLIDTIKNFIVNTVLTGAIIWVPFLIIKKSPKRWWLYIALISIPYLFIVSYIQPVVIDPIFNQYKPVEDSQLSLKIEDLLHKTAIGDCQVYQVDKSKETNQMNAYMTGVFNTKRIVLWDTTINYLDTNEVLGVTAHEMGHYLMGHVWKSIVFGGLGSIFILYLIYKMLGYILRKTKGKLGFSKVSDIAAFPLIILLINLMMFFTAPITNAYSRSMETEADRFELELTRNNFATATATVKLHQQSLTMPEPGIVYMLWTYDHPTFKARVDFANNYRPWENGQSLKYQKFIKEGK, encoded by the coding sequence TTGAGCAAGGATTTTCGCAAGATAATAATAGTATTTATCAGTCTGTTTGTAATATTTGCGGCAGCTGTAACAGTATCTGAAATAGTAAATTACAACCATATCATAAGAACATACCCCCAAAGTGGGCAAGTAGCTGTACCTGACACTGTTCAGGTTACAATGCCCACTCAGGCGGCTTTTGATTTTCAGAAAAGTAAGGTAACCACATGGCTGATAAGACTTTTTCTCAGCTTTGCAGTTCCTGCTTTTTTTATATTTTCAAAGCTATCAATTCACATTAGAAACTGGGCAGCCGGGAGAGCCCATCGCTGGATTTCAATAATTATTCTATATTTCATTGCGTATTCAGTTATTGAGACTCTAATTTATCTTCCTTTGGATATATATACGGGCTTTTTCAGAATGCATCAATACGGCCTGTCAAACCAGAATTTTGTTCAATGGCTAATAGATACAATCAAAAATTTCATTGTAAATACGGTTTTAACCGGGGCAATTATATGGGTTCCGTTTCTCATAATCAAAAAGTCTCCCAAGCGTTGGTGGCTATACATAGCATTAATATCAATTCCATATTTATTTATAGTTTCGTATATACAGCCTGTGGTAATTGACCCTATTTTCAATCAGTATAAGCCTGTTGAAGACAGCCAGTTGTCTTTGAAAATCGAGGATTTGCTGCATAAAACAGCAATAGGTGACTGTCAGGTCTATCAGGTGGATAAAAGCAAGGAAACAAACCAGATGAATGCCTATATGACGGGGGTATTCAATACAAAAAGAATCGTTCTGTGGGACACTACAATAAATTATCTGGACACAAATGAAGTACTGGGGGTTACCGCCCATGAAATGGGGCACTACCTTATGGGGCATGTGTGGAAATCAATCGTTTTTGGGGGCTTGGGAAGTATTTTTATTTTGTACCTTATATATAAGATGCTGGGGTATATACTTAGAAAAACAAAAGGAAAACTTGGGTTTAGCAAGGTATCAGATATAGCAGCCTTCCCTCTTATAATCCTCCTTATAAACCTGATGATGTTTTTTACTGCACCCATAACCAATGCATATTCCAGGAGTATGGAGACTGAGGCAGACCGTTTTGAACTGGAGCTTACAAGGAATAATTTTGCTACCGCAACAGCAACCGTAAAGCTTCACCAGCAAAGTCTTACCATGCCCGAACCCGGTATTGTTTATATGCTTTGGACCTATGACCACCCTACTTTTAAAGCCAGAGTTGACTTTGCCAATAATTATAGACCTTGGGAAAATGGGCAATCGCTGAAATATCAGAAATTTATCAAAGAAGGAAAATAA
- the pflB gene encoding formate C-acetyltransferase — protein sequence MDAWRYFKNGNWSEEIDVRDFIVNNYTPYEGDDSFLKGPTEKTQKLWKKVSDKLDEERKNGGVLDVDTKIISTMTSHDPGYIDKELEKIVGLQTDQPLKRGIMPFGGIRMVVKGGEAYGKKIDESVVKLFTEYRKTHNDGVYDVYTPEMMRAKKAGIITGLPDAYGRGRIIGDYRRVALYGVDRLIDDKQKQLTSLEMDYMDSETIQEREETKSQIKALEYLKQMAEMYGFDISRPAETAQEAFQWLYFGFLGAVKEQNGAAMSLGRVSTFLDIYIERDMKEGTLTEEDAQELVDHFVMKLRLVRFLRTPEYEKLFSGDPTWVTESIGGMGLDGRTLVTKNSFRMLHTLFNLGHAPEPNLTVLWSVHLPEGFKKYCSYVSINTSSIQYESDDIMRYYWGDDYGIACCVSAMRIGKQMQFFGARCNMAKALLYAINGGRDEKSGVQVGPIMQAVETEYLDYDDVMKRFDAVLTWVARLYINTLNIIHYMHDKYAYERLQMSLHDKDILRTMACGIAGLSVVADSLSAIKYAKVKVIRNEEGLATDYDIEGDYPKFGNNDDRVDNIAVMLVKRFMEKLEKQRTYRHSVPTLSVLTITSNVVYGAKTGNTPDGRKAGEPFGPGANPMHGRDLNGALAVLQSISKLPYQFAQDGISYTFSIIPKALGREEDTRISNLSSLLDSYFKEGGHHININVFEREMLMDAMEHPEKYPQLTIRVSGYAVNFIKLTREQQLDVINRTIHENI from the coding sequence ATGGATGCATGGAGATATTTCAAAAACGGAAATTGGTCCGAGGAAATAGATGTAAGGGATTTTATAGTTAATAATTATACACCATATGAGGGAGATGATTCCTTTTTAAAGGGTCCAACTGAAAAGACACAAAAACTCTGGAAAAAAGTCAGTGATAAACTGGATGAGGAAAGAAAGAACGGAGGGGTCCTCGATGTCGATACCAAAATAATATCAACAATGACTTCTCACGACCCCGGATATATAGATAAAGAACTGGAGAAAATTGTAGGCTTGCAGACTGACCAGCCTTTAAAAAGGGGTATAATGCCATTTGGCGGCATTAGGATGGTGGTAAAGGGTGGAGAGGCCTACGGCAAAAAGATTGATGAAAGCGTTGTTAAGCTTTTTACCGAGTATAGAAAAACTCATAATGACGGTGTTTATGATGTATACACTCCTGAAATGATGAGGGCAAAAAAAGCAGGTATCATAACCGGGCTGCCTGATGCATACGGTAGAGGAAGAATAATCGGTGATTACAGAAGGGTTGCACTGTACGGAGTTGACAGGCTTATTGACGATAAACAGAAGCAACTTACAAGTCTTGAAATGGATTATATGGACAGTGAGACCATTCAGGAGAGGGAAGAAACAAAAAGCCAGATAAAAGCCCTTGAGTACTTAAAACAAATGGCAGAAATGTATGGCTTTGATATTTCAAGGCCTGCAGAAACCGCACAGGAAGCATTCCAATGGCTCTATTTCGGTTTCCTGGGAGCAGTAAAGGAGCAGAACGGTGCCGCTATGAGTCTCGGTAGAGTTTCAACATTCCTTGATATTTATATAGAAAGGGATATGAAGGAGGGTACACTTACTGAGGAAGATGCGCAGGAGCTTGTGGACCACTTTGTTATGAAACTGAGATTAGTAAGATTTCTAAGGACCCCGGAATACGAAAAACTATTTTCCGGCGACCCTACATGGGTAACCGAGAGTATCGGAGGTATGGGTCTTGACGGACGTACATTGGTAACTAAGAATTCCTTTAGAATGCTGCATACCTTGTTTAACTTGGGACACGCGCCTGAGCCTAATTTAACGGTTCTATGGTCGGTACATCTTCCTGAAGGTTTTAAAAAATATTGCTCATATGTTTCTATCAATACAAGCTCCATCCAATACGAGAGTGATGACATAATGAGGTATTATTGGGGAGATGATTATGGAATCGCATGCTGTGTTTCGGCAATGAGAATAGGAAAGCAGATGCAGTTCTTCGGAGCCCGTTGCAATATGGCAAAAGCTTTGTTATATGCAATTAACGGAGGGCGTGACGAAAAATCAGGGGTTCAGGTAGGGCCTATAATGCAGGCGGTTGAAACTGAATATCTTGATTATGATGATGTAATGAAGAGGTTCGATGCTGTACTTACATGGGTTGCAAGGCTTTACATTAACACTTTGAATATTATACACTATATGCACGACAAGTACGCTTATGAAAGACTACAGATGTCTTTGCATGATAAGGATATATTAAGAACCATGGCTTGCGGAATAGCAGGATTGTCCGTAGTTGCAGATTCCCTGAGTGCTATCAAGTACGCAAAGGTTAAAGTAATAAGGAATGAAGAAGGACTCGCTACCGACTATGATATAGAAGGCGATTACCCAAAGTTCGGTAATAATGACGACCGTGTGGACAATATAGCAGTAATGTTGGTAAAACGTTTTATGGAAAAGTTGGAGAAACAGAGGACTTACAGACATTCTGTTCCTACTCTCTCAGTACTAACTATTACATCAAATGTTGTATACGGAGCGAAGACAGGCAATACACCTGACGGAAGAAAAGCAGGCGAACCTTTCGGGCCCGGTGCAAACCCAATGCACGGAAGGGACTTGAACGGGGCACTTGCAGTACTTCAATCCATTTCAAAGCTGCCTTACCAGTTTGCGCAGGACGGTATATCATATACATTTTCCATAATCCCAAAAGCACTTGGAAGAGAGGAAGATACAAGGATAAGCAACCTTTCGTCACTGTTAGACTCCTACTTTAAGGAAGGCGGACATCACATTAATATAAATGTATTTGAAAGGGAAATGCTGATGGATGCAATGGAGCATCCTGAAAAGTATCCTCAGCTTACAATAAGGGTTTCCGGTTATGCGGTAAACTTTATAAAATTGACAAGAGAACAGCAGCTTGATGTAATTAACAGAACTATACACGAAAACATATAG
- the pflA gene encoding pyruvate formate-lyase-activating protein produces MEIKGRVHSFETFGTVDGPGIRFIVFLKGCPLRCKYCHNRDAWSSEGAKLYTPQEVMKEVLKYRNFIEASHGGITVSGGEPLIQHEFVKELFKLCREAGIHTAVDTSGYVNVEDVKETLEYTDLVLLDLKQANTEKHMELTGVENERIKLFTSYLGEIGKPVWIRYVLVPGYTDDDEDLLAAYNYLKGFKNIEKIEVLPYHSMGKVKWEKLNVEYPLEGVPSPSQEEVDRAKNILTTGKP; encoded by the coding sequence ATGGAAATCAAAGGAAGAGTACACTCATTTGAAACCTTTGGGACTGTAGATGGTCCCGGGATTAGGTTTATAGTATTTCTCAAAGGCTGCCCGCTGCGATGCAAGTACTGCCACAACAGAGATGCATGGAGCTCGGAGGGGGCAAAACTGTACACACCTCAGGAGGTTATGAAGGAAGTACTGAAATACAGAAACTTTATAGAAGCCTCACATGGAGGAATAACAGTCAGCGGAGGAGAGCCGTTAATACAGCATGAATTTGTAAAGGAACTGTTTAAATTGTGCCGTGAAGCAGGGATACATACTGCTGTGGACACTTCCGGCTATGTCAATGTTGAAGATGTCAAGGAAACACTTGAGTATACAGACCTTGTACTTCTTGACTTAAAGCAGGCAAACACAGAGAAGCATATGGAATTGACAGGTGTGGAAAATGAACGCATAAAGCTGTTTACAAGCTATCTTGGTGAAATTGGAAAACCAGTCTGGATAAGATACGTCCTTGTACCGGGTTATACTGACGACGATGAGGATTTGCTGGCAGCATACAATTATTTAAAGGGATTTAAAAATATAGAGAAAATAGAGGTTCTTCCGTACCATTCAATGGGAAAGGTCAAATGGGAGAAGCTGAACGTGGAATACCCTCTGGAGGGAGTACCTTCCCCTTCACAGGAAGAAGTGGACAGAGCTAAAAACATTCTGACCACAGGAAAACCGTAG
- a CDS encoding DUF6472 family protein: protein MKTKSNCDCCINYLYDEEYGSYYCQVNLDEDEMLRFMSKSFDSCPYFQFNDEYKTVRKQI from the coding sequence ATGAAGACTAAATCAAACTGCGACTGCTGTATCAATTACCTATACGATGAAGAATACGGCTCTTATTACTGCCAGGTAAATTTGGACGAGGATGAAATGCTACGATTTATGTCAAAATCCTTTGACAGCTGCCCATACTTCCAATTTAATGATGAATATAAAACCGTAAGAAAGCAGATATAA
- a CDS encoding PaaI family thioesterase, with protein MQQEHLSWLYKYLLETYQSPILENFLQLEIVELAEGKFTCKTKILDRHCNIYGFVHGGTLASLSDIVMGVSCITLKKKVVTIDMNNSYIKNSPVGSSLTAVGEVISNGKTIMRASGQIFNEQQQLLVRSQASYFVTGDFCENDYPVLKKMPQ; from the coding sequence ATGCAACAGGAACATCTTTCATGGCTTTATAAATATTTATTGGAAACATACCAGAGTCCTATACTTGAAAATTTTCTTCAGCTTGAAATAGTTGAGCTGGCTGAAGGAAAATTTACATGCAAGACAAAAATTCTTGACAGGCATTGTAATATTTATGGTTTCGTCCATGGAGGGACTCTGGCTTCATTATCTGATATAGTTATGGGAGTTTCCTGTATTACACTTAAAAAGAAAGTTGTTACGATAGATATGAACAACAGCTATATAAAAAATTCACCTGTTGGTTCCAGCCTTACTGCGGTAGGCGAGGTAATAAGCAACGGTAAAACCATTATGAGGGCTTCGGGTCAGATATTCAACGAACAGCAGCAGCTTCTTGTAAGGTCACAGGCATCATATTTTGTAACAGGTGATTTTTGTGAAAATGACTACCCTGTATTAAAAAAAATGCCTCAATGA